Part of the Musa acuminata AAA Group cultivar baxijiao chromosome BXJ2-7, Cavendish_Baxijiao_AAA, whole genome shotgun sequence genome is shown below.
AATCGAAACCATACGGCAGAAAACAAACCGCCAGATCCAACTATAGAAACACTCCGACGCGTAAAGAGACGAGGGGAAGCATCAGGAAAGTGAAGCACCCGATGGGTGGGGTAAAGAGGGGCATACGAGCATCGGTCGCAGAGCTCGGCGATCTCGCCGGAGCGTAGGCGCCACCCCTTCCTCCTGGTGGGCGGGGTGTCAGGAAACGGCTCCTTGCACTGGGAGTTGAAGCAGATCTTGGCGGTGGTAGCCGCCGCCGACGAAGGCGAAGACATGACGACTACAAGAAAAGCAGAGATCAAATCGAAGTAGCCctagaagagagaaagagagagggagagagagctcGCAGGAGGCAAGAAGTTTCGATTTGGAACCATAAAAacagaaagagggagaggaaaggggGAGGGAGGGTTTGGGAGAAGGGatcgaaggaggagaagaagggatgAGGGGAGGCGACGAAGGAAGAATAAAAGGTGGGCGTCTCTTTAatgcgtatatatatatagagagagagagagagagagaaagagagtgagTGTGTGGGTATATGTTTGAGATGTGGCAGGGGGGGGGGTTGGGTTGTCATCGTGTCGTGTGTCTCGACGTCGCCTCAAGCGTTATTCCACTCTAACCACTGCCACGACAACGCTTGTTGCTAGACATTTCTTCGTATCGGGCCGACCTGAGACGTGTGTGGGTATGTGGCTGGCTCGATGCGTGTTCCCATTTTTCGATTTTccatgataaaaaaagaaaaactatttattatttcttaattttGTGTTCCTATTTTTCGATTTTccatgataaaaaaaagaaaaactatttattatttcttaattttGTGTTCCTATTTTTCGATTTTccatgataaaaaagaaaaactatttattatttcttaattttGTGTTCCTATTTTTCGATTTTccatgataaaaaagaaaaactattatTTCTTAATTTTGCGACGGAGAAAGAGATGGTTTTGACAACTGCACCCCCCAAATCATCAAAACTCGGTCAtacacttttttattttatttttttccatcaGTGTCAGTGGAATAGACTTGAGTTTTTAACAATAATAATCGCTCAAATACCGGCCTTTATCGCTCGCACACAGGAGAAGAAGACAGGAGATAAAATTAGGTTTTTGGCAGAATAATTCAAGACAGGCAAGCATAGATTACGTTGTTGTCACCGGTGAGCGATGCGAAACGGAGACCGAGTGGGATCGGTTCTTTGAGTTGCTCGCAGAATATTTACGTGACGACGACGGTCACGGACGCCGTCTCCGTGCTTTCGCGGGACCAAAACACCCCTCACGAGCCTTGACGATTCCAGAAGATATGAGATGAGGTAAATTAGACaactaattttattttcatttttcctAAATTTTAGCTCTGGGAAGACAGGGATAAACAAATGAACAAGCAtaataaggagagagagagagagagagaaggggtaagtttattattattattattattattattattattattattattatatatatatagtttttgcaTTAGTCACGCTGGACGGTGAGGTCACGAGTAACGCCTCCCCACTCACGCCTTACACGCGCCTCGTGCGGGATCCCATGTCTGTATCCTTTCACGAATGACATTTACCTGCAAATGGGAGGACGACGCCATGCAGCGACTCCGAAACGACATCACGCTCGGGATCTAATAAAAAGGTCAACACTCCGTAACATGCAGAGAAAAAGGAGGGAAGGAATCAACTTGCAAGGAACCCGCATGTGTGTTTGAATCGAATCTGAGGATTCAAACCTCAGATTCCTTGTGATCAGTTAATTATCCACCGTGTTCGTAACAGCCGACTCCGGAACATAATAAAAGTATGCCTCCATAATTTTGGAGCTAGTGGAAGATAACTAAGATGCGGTCACGCACAGAATCAGCTGAGTTCGGCTGGTCTACCTACCCCACCCATTCATTAATATTGTTAACGTAATGACCGACGTGGCATGAAGCCAGGTGTTTTCAAATCAACAACTCAGCCAGCAGCCATTCTATGCATCATGTCTGCATGCTTGTTAACTAGCCAGTCAGCCAGCCCTACGTAAACATGATGTAGAAAAGTTCCAAATATTCAAATTCAACGTAAGCCGACCGACGTCATAAGCATTATCAGAATGGAATTGAGATTGCTCAATACCTACTCATCCCCATCAAGATGTTCTCAAATCTCACTCGGTAAATGTAAACACTAACAAGATACAAGCAgttgctcctttttttttttttttttcccctattTAGCTCAACAGACGATACCACTAGCTTAGGCATGGTCATCGGCTCAATCGTTGAGCCCATCGAGATTTCCCAACTCAACGTGGTATCGACATCCAAGGTCGAGAGAGGCTTGGGACCGACGCACCACCGTCGTCTTGGATAGCCAAGGTGAACAAACAacatctctttttcttcttctagaCCACCCTCCCACCGAGGAACGAACCAATCGTTCTCCACCTCCAGCCACAATCAGCAGAATTCAGGCATTTGCACCCAGAGGGAGCACAGAAACCAGCCGCACCAGGATCCACTCCAAGTCCATGAAAGCAGAGATGGACCAAGAGGAAGAAGGGAAAGTCGCCCCCAAAGCTCTGCAACCTGAAGGGATTAGCCTCCACCGAGCGACGGAGCTCATCAATCTCTTGATATCCTGCTCCTACTCCGTCAGATCCTTCCCCGCAAAGTGGCAGCTGATCCGGGACAAGCTAGAACAAATACACTCTTCCTTGGCCGCTGCAGCAGAGGGCGACAACTCTGCAACAAATTCTGATCTCGTCGGATTACTACAAGCTATAAAATCGACTGCGAGTGAGACACAGGTGCTGGCCAATAGGTGTAACGATGAGTCCTACGGTGGTGGCAAGCTCCACCTGCGGAGTGATCTTGATGTGATAGCATCCAAGCTTCACCTCCTCATGAGGCGCCTGGAAGAGATCTACGCATCCGGGATTCTGACGTCTTCACAAGCCATCGTCGTCTCGAGGCCAGGAGTTGGTGCGAGCTGGGAGGACATGCGGTTCTACGTGAAGGATCTCATCTCGAGGTTAAAGATTGGCGATTCGGAGATGAGGCTTCGGGCCTTGAGCGCCCTTAAGCAGGTGCTTTGCGACGACGACAAGTACGTGAGGATTTTGGTCGCCAAAGTAGCCCAAGGTGTTGCTCTACTAGTGAGCTTTCTCGAATCCCAGAGCGAAGGCGTTCAAGAGGAGGCAGCATAGGCGATCTCAGTCATCTCTGGTTTTGATTCACACAAGGGAGCTCTTGTGATGGCTGGAGCTGTCGCGCCATTAATTCGGACACTGGAGATGGGAAGTGAATTGGCGAAGGAGAGAGCAGCTGGAGCTCTCAAGAAATTGACGGAGAATTCAGACAATGCATGGTCGGTTTCAGCTCAAGGAGGTGTCTCTACGCTTCTCAAAATCTGTGGTGATGCCAGCAGCAGCGGGGAGTTGATTCGGTCAGCTTGTGGCGTGCTGAAGAGCCTCAGCGGCGTCGAAGAGATCAGAAGGTTCATGGTGGAAGAAGGGGCAGTCTCCATCTTTGTGGAGCTCTCCAGATCAAAGGAAGAAGCTTCACAAATCCAAGCCATCGAATTCTTGACTATACTGGCCTGCGAGGACGCTGCCATCAAGCAGAAGGTGATGGTAGAAGGCGTGCTTGGGTCACTGGTTCCCCATTCCTCCAAGGCCAAAGAGGTCGCGCTCAGGGCCATCGAGAACCTATGCTTTTCATCTCCAAGTTCCATGAACTACTTGATGAGCTCCGGCTTCCTCGACTGTGTTCTTTACTTATTAAGGAGCGGCGAAATCTCGATTCAGGAGTCTGCGCTTAAAGCCGTCGCTCGCCTCTCTGGGTTATCCGAAGCGATCAAGAAGGCGATGGGAGACGCTGGCTTCATCCCTGAGCTCGTGAAATTACTGGAGGCCAGATCTTTCCAGGTCCGGGAGATGGCTGCTGAGACGCTATCCGGGATGATATCGATCCAAAGAAACCGGAGGCGATTCGTTCGAGAAGATGAAAACGTGGACCGGATCCTGCAGCTGCTCGATCCCGAAGAGAAGTCGGTGACAAAGAAGTTCTTGCTCACTGTTCTCGTGTCCTTGACCGATGGCACGAGTGTGCGGAGGAAGATGATGGCTTCTGGGTACTCGAAACACTTGGAGAAACTCGCAGAGACGGAGGCAGCcgatgctaagaagatcatcaaaaAGCTGTCTACCAGCAGATTTCGGAGTATGTTTACCGGAATCTGGAGCTCGTAGACGTCAACGACTGGCTGACCACCCATCTCTGAAGTAAAGACACTCATCTTTACTTTCGTCTCCTAGCTACTATGGAAGAAAGGTAACGGCGTACAAGAGTCCCAAAAGTGCAAGCAAATTTACCAACATTAATTCTTTGTGTAGATATTTCGTTTCTGTAAGGGAATTAAGTGGTGTTACGCATACTGCCGGAGGTGATCTCTGGACAAATGATCCACCGTGGTGCTTTAAACTCGCATGTGGCTATGTAATTGTCGCCGGTGATCTACTGGGATTCCGTTTGACAtgcgtatctctctctctctcttttctcttttcccACGACAGCCACATCTCTGTTTTAGCATCTATTCTCCATGAAGTTAGGGGCGTATGTGCGGCAGAAATTTGATGCTGCCAAACACTCGAGTGTCACCAAGATCCAAATATAATATTGACGTGTAGCATGTGGACTATACCATGATCTATCTGTGAAGCAGTGGGTCAGGCTTATCTAACAACACCACGTAGTTTCTTCCAGGCAAGGTGATGGGCTTGTTAATTTTCTGGGGTCCTCCTCGCAAAAATCTGTGCTTCTTTTCTACCACCGTAAGGTGGAGTCGCACGACAGAAACATATTTCTAAGTTGACACAACTGGTTGGATAACTTGTAGCTAACTTTGTGCTTCTTCTCTACCGTATGTTCAAGTCCCACAACAGTAACATATTTCCAGGTTGACTGACATACGGTAGAGAATTAACCGTATTTCATTAGAATTAACCCGAATTGATTAAGATTTTTACTCACTCCAAATTTTATCTTTATGCAGGGCAGATAGATAGCATAGGGTGAGTTCCACTATTCAAAGCAAAGCAAGAAACTGTAGATGTCTCTATTATTGCAAATGGTCACTCTAACTTCGTTTTGcatgattatttctttttttttagtgaATCATTGTGCGTTTGCACACAAgcatactttttttttatttgtctttTCGGTGATTTGCAAGTGGCCCATTCTATCTGACGTGGAGAGGGAAAATATATATCAACATATTGGTAAATGAATGAATGTAGGTTGTGTTACTATAATAATGTTTCTAGGCACACGTGTATAAGAATTTGGTACGTTCTTTGTTTGTTGTTGATAAATCAAAATTTGATTGTCAGATACATGTAGGGATTTAAATCTGATCAGGGGTCGCTTTTACACTTGTCACTATTATTATGATCATAAatgtactaagagagggggggggggggagtacaCCAATTGATTTTCTCATCAAAATTTGGGATCCGGAACGAGGGGGAGAGAGATTTTATCATCATTGACTATTGAGTCAAGGTAGAGGTTAATGTTAGGAATGATTGTGTTGATTGTCTAATTATCATTGAGGCATGGGATTATGCATTAAAACATCGGACATTGCGGTTACAAAGTAATAATTTATATCGAGGGACACCAATTATTATTTCGATCAAATTGATTATCCTATTAACATCAAGTCATTGTCTTCGTAGGTCGGGACACATTAGTCGATGGGGTGCGATGTATCATTAGAATGCTCACATATCAAATTTTTTATTCACATGCACCcataacatattttaatatatagaAGGTGTTGGGacacgatatcaaaagcttgagTAATTAGATGAAGATACAATACTcaataaggcaggatccattagggttaagttgacattagacctctataaataggagggaatcaaatgGCCATATGTTAGACCTTTTTgactgtcacctcctattcttctcttccATTTTCCTCCTCAACCAACAAGGGTGTGTGGAGATTTAGGTAATGATTCGAGGAGCATCTTTGCAGCCCCTACcatatggatcactactagaaaggagggcagttgacctccttcatcctctcccatagatttacagaatttcaaggatatacgatctccctaggtaacacaactatctcacacgtggttttctattttatgggttttgtgtaccaatcttcacatgacgatgaaacctttttgtgaaaatatgatatttttgtttatatttttccgctgtgcatgtgatgtcgctcatagatttcccaacaaaaaggATTCACTCTCGAGCCATGCGCCTCAGTATGAAGAGTCGAGGTTGGCACCTAGGTCGACCTCATACACTCTCTAGTTGTGCACTCAATATGAAGACCCAAAGCTTACTCTTCGGCCGAGCCTACTTGCTCTTAAGCCATGCACCTCAGCGTGAAGAACCAAGGTTTGCACTTTAGGTGAGCTAACATgttttttcaacaataagcaaAGAAGCTACCAAAAGAAATACACAAAAGGCGCACCTCAAATCCCCTATGAGAGATATATATTACACTTCTACGATGGGGGAGAAAATGATAGGGGATATTTTGGCACCACCCAATTGACAGCCACCTCAGATCACACATGGCGCCACTCTAGTCAAAACAATGCGCACATCAAAAAGCAATGCAAAACAACATAGATCGATCTGGAAACAACCACATTTTGAAGCGATGCAACCCAACTCAAAAGCGACGCCACTTAGTTTCGAAGCTGCGCACTACAAATCCATGCCATTCGGAATCAAGTGATGCTTGCCAGCAAGGATATAACCCTGCAAGGCATGGGGTCAGAAGGATGGCTCCAGAACATACAAACCGCTCGTCGAAAATATCAACAGACACCAATAAACATAGGGGGAGTTGACTCCCTACGAAAGATATAAAAATCACTCCCGAGGAGATGCCAAGAAACATGATTCACTATCTACAAAAACTAACTTATGTTTTGGCGGGGTAAGCCAAAACTCCCATCTCAAGCGTTGACCTATCGTGCAAGGACTCGGGACCTAAAGCCCCTCGCGGATTCGTCAGAGAACACCCTAGGAGACGACGACCATAACTCTTCGTCCCTTCTGCGAGAAGCTTTCCTTCTGTGTAACCACGCAAACGAACTTATAAAATCGTGATCGAACCAAACCATGTTTCTTCCGAAACCATGACATAAAGAATCACAACAATTACTGTATAAGCAATAGTTAGAGGACCAATCGGTAACAATCTAC
Proteins encoded:
- the LOC135616332 gene encoding vacuolar protein 8-like yields the protein MAGAVAPLIRTLEMGSELAKERAAGALKKLTENSDNAWSVSAQGGVSTLLKICGDASSSGELIRSACGVLKSLSGVEEIRRFMVEEGAVSIFVELSRSKEEASQIQAIEFLTILACEDAAIKQKVMVEGVLGSLVPHSSKAKEVALRAIENLCFSSPSSMNYLMSSGFLDCVLYLLRSGEISIQESALKAVARLSGLSEAIKKAMGDAGFIPELVKLLEARSFQVREMAAETLSGMISIQRNRRRFVREDENVDRILQLLDPEEKSVTKKFLLTVLVSLTDGTSVRRKMMASGYSKHLEKLAETEAADAKKIIKKLSTSRFRSMFTGIWSS
- the LOC135616333 gene encoding uncharacterized protein LOC135616333, encoding MKAEMDQEEEGKVAPKALQPEGISLHRATELINLLISCSYSVRSFPAKWQLIRDKLEQIHSSLAAAAEGDNSATNSDLVGLLQAIKSTASETQVLANRCNDESYGGGKLHLRSDLDVIASKLHLLMRRLEEIYASGILTSSQAIVVSRPGVGASWEDMRFYVKDLISRLKIGDSEMRLRALSALKQVLCDDDKYVRILVAKVAQGVALLVSFLESQSEGVQEEAA